A genomic region of Euwallacea fornicatus isolate EFF26 chromosome 32, ASM4011564v1, whole genome shotgun sequence contains the following coding sequences:
- the LOC136348163 gene encoding uncharacterized protein produces the protein MYMDLLAAALVLFLSFVYVTNKKDPKKIFGVYSQPGKWYFIKYPAFLTLLVLRRLKFYLTGKSLFNEKELDKRQPLSNEPKAFDAIFFHGVSQEDVFLIAGAERRHQGVINGLIYLKHPQFGLLETPKLPDTKLIEDSMMSDKSWAADGFEYYPVEPMKKWRLSYKGKMRVHETNKLVQVEMQASWFSDLPWFFYDVELPAKMLARSIAKETWSKELFENLKKSHQAHYEQHGFLEGILKVDGKEVPLKLDAFRDHSFGNKRDWTIMHRYIYQMFYLNNQTRIVLGLVSQPCTASHYEMGYVVHANGKIDAIESCDLRLWQHGESGRPSDEIGFTFEAGQHIYECKAVYEHTAAHFVGNNSEVKMYERFGSCEVNSLKGKVVSEWAYNNSNGKFNLDQYNL, from the exons ATGTACATGGACTTGTTGGCGGCAGCCTTAGTGCTGTTTCTTTCATTCGTATACGTTACAAACAAAAAAGACCCCAAGAAGATTTTCGGAGTGTACAGCCAACCAGGAAAGTGGTACTTTATCAAATACCCCGCATTCCTCACGTTACTGGTGCTACGCAGACTAAAATTCTACCTAACAGGGAAATCTCTCTTCAATGAAAAAGAACTCGATAAGCGGCAACCCCTTTCGAACGAACCCAAAGCCTTTGACGCCATATTCTTCCACGGAGTGTCCCAGGAGGACGTCTTCCTGATAGCAGGAGCAGAGAGGCGCCATCAAGGAGTAATTAACGGCCTCATCtacttgaaacatcctcaatTTGGTCTGCTCGAAACCCCTAAATTACCAGACACTAAACTCATTGAAGACTCTATGATGTCCGACAAATCGTGGGCTGCCGACGGCTTTGAGTATTACCCAGTTGAACCAATGAAGAAATGGAGGCTTTCTTATAAGGGAAAAATGAG ggttcacGAAACGAATAAGCTGGTCCAAGTAGAAATGCAAGCGTCGTGGTTCAGTGACTTGCCATGGTTCTTCTACGACGTAGAGTTGCCCGCAAAAATGCTGGCTAGAAGCATCGCCAAAGAAACGTGGTCCAAGGAACTATTCGAGAATCTTAAAAA aagtCATCAAGCCCATTACGAACAACATGGGTTTTTGGAGGGAATACTCAAGGTGGATGGCAAAGAAGTACCTTTAAAACTCGACGCATTCCGCGATCACAGTTTCG GCAACAAACGCGACTGGACAATAATGCATCGCTACATATATCAAATGTTCTACTTGAACAACCAAACTCGCATAGTGTTGGGTTTAGTATCTCAACCATGCACAGCGTCTCATTACGAAATGGGGTACGTGGTGCACGCCAATGGTAAAATTGACGCCATCGAGAGCTGCGACTTGCGATTATGGCAGCACGGGGAGAGCGGCAGACCTAGCGATGAGATTGGATTCACTTTTGAAGCCG gtcAGCATATCTACGAATGTAAGGCAGTGTATGAACATACAGCAGCGCACTTCGTGGGTAATAACAGCGAAGTGAAAATGTACGAAAGATTTGGCAGCTGCGAGGTGAACTCTCTTAAAGGCAAGGTGGTTTCTGAATGGGCTTACAATAACAGTAATGGGAAGTTCAATCTGGACCAATACAATCTTTGA